GTGTCGTCAGTCCGATTCTGACCCGCGGCACCAGTAGCATAGTGATTAATTATACTGCTAGGCAAGCTAGGCAGTACAAATATTATTTTTTCACATTGTAAAACTTTTAACGGGGTGTGGCGCAGTTGGCTAGCGCGCCTGCTTTGGGAGCAGGAGGCCGGAGGTTCGAGTCCTCTCACCCCGACCACAAGTCATAAAATGTCTCAAGTTCAATAGCAAATGACAAAAAACTTTTACCAGAAAGTTTACACTCTGGTTAAAAAAATACCCAGGGGCAAAGTAGCAACCTACGGGCAAATCGCTGCTCTAGCCGGTGCTCCGCGCAGTGCCAGGGTTGTCGGATGGGCACTGCATACACTCCCAGAACCGGAAGTTGAAAAAGTTCCCTGGCAGAGAGTAGTCAATAAGGAAGGTGTTATCAGTACTACTTGTGAAGATCATCCCAGAGACCTGCAAAAAATGTTACTGGAAAGCGAAGGTGTTAAAGTAAAAGATCAGAATAAATTTTTCTGGATTGATCTTGAAAAATATCTGTGGAAACCTTAAAATATTAAATAAGAACAGCTTGAGTCTGCAGTTCTCACAAATGACTAGTTAAGCGAAACCTCTAAAGCAAATAATAAAAACCCGAGTCCTGCTACCGCGGGACGAGAAGAGAGGGGCGAAAAGGAGTTTGAAAAAATAAAAAATAATTACCGAGCACATCAGGTGCGCACAAGTCATAGCACCAACCGGAGTGTAGCGAGGATTGGTGCGGAATGACGCGGAGCACGGATGTGCGAGGAGAGGAAGAATTATGTGGAAGCTGAAGCTAGTACCGCCGAAAGGCGGTAGAAGCGAAAGCAGGAACATAATTCTGACGCGCGGGTGTCGTATATCGGTATTACCACAGCTTTCCAAGCTGTTGAGAGGGGTTCGACTCCCCTCACCCGCTCCATCCTTCGTCCCGCTAAGTGGGACTTCGGATGGCGCGCCAAGCAATAAAAATGCCTTGAAACCAGAGGGCGTTTTTTGTTTTATCAATCAGTGATATACTGTCAGATATAATTGATTCAAAAATATTATGCTTTATTTCGTCCTATCGATTGAGGTCCTGCTAATAATTCTTTTACTGATATTTATCATCTCTTTTGGTATCCCATTTGTAACCGGCGCGCCCTTTGCCCCTAGTGCGAAGAAAGGTGTTAAGAAAATGATTGAGCTAGCAAATATAAAAGATGGCGATGTCGCTGTTGACTTAGGTTCAGGCGATGGTCGAATTGTCATAGCGCTGGCCAAAGCCGGTGCGGAAGCACATGGATATGAAATTAATCGTTTTCTTGCGTGGTATTCAATGGCCAAAATCAGGATG
This window of the Patescibacteria group bacterium genome carries:
- a CDS encoding methyltransferase domain-containing protein → MLYFVLSIEVLLIILLLIFIISFGIPFVTGAPFAPSAKKGVKKMIELANIKDGDVAVDLGSGDGRIVIALAKAGAEAHGYEINRFLAWYSMAKIRMHGLEKKAFIHRGNFFKEDLSKYNVVIIFGIFNIMKKLGNKLREELKPNSTIICNNFSLPNWEPINRDGKFYVYKK
- a CDS encoding MGMT family protein; this translates as MTKNFYQKVYTLVKKIPRGKVATYGQIAALAGAPRSARVVGWALHTLPEPEVEKVPWQRVVNKEGVISTTCEDHPRDLQKMLLESEGVKVKDQNKFFWIDLEKYLWKP